GTCGCGCGCAGACAGATAGGGCAGGAGGTTGAAGAGCTGGAAGATGAAACCGATGTGGTCCGCGCGAAAGCGGTCGCGGGCCGACGATGACAGCGTGCCGAGTGCCTGCCCTGCCACCGAGATGCATCCCGCGGTCGGCGCAAGCACGCCACCGATCAGTGCCAGCAAGGTGCTCTTTCCGCTGCCGCTTGGCCCCTGCAGAAACACCCGCTCACCCGCCCCAAGCTCGAAACGGTCGATGGCAAGGCAATCCGCGCCGGCGCCCGGCCAGCGCAGACGCAGATCACGCACCGCGACCGCGGCCTCGCTCACAGTGAGAGCATGCGTTGCTTCGGCGTCAGCTTCGCCGCCACCTGACCACGGGGCGAAGCACGCTCTGCCCGAATCTCGCGAATGCGGGGAAACTGCTCGAACAGTCTGACCTCCAGCCCGGTGAGCGCGCTTGGCGTCGCACATTGCAAGGTGTGGACGACGCTCATCTCGGCATGGCCACTGTCGCTGCCGGCGGATGACTCGGCAAAGGGCTGTTCGAGTTCGGTCCTGAGCACCGCGCATGCCGCTTTCGCGGGCAGGGTCACGATGCGTTCGACGCCCTTCAGAATCACCTCTGCCTGCGCCAGTGCCATACGCTCGGCATCGGAGCGTGGCGCATGTTCAAAACCGACCAGATTGTCGAGCGGGCTCTCGAACTCGATCTGCAGGGTGTTGCCGGCAATCGCCACCCGCAGTTCTGCCACGCCATGCTCGTGAGGCAGGTGCTGCGCAAAGGCGGTGCTCGCGCTCAGCAACATTGCCAGCGCGACGGTGCGTTGTTTCATGAAATCTCCATCAGGCGTGAATGCAGGGCGGTCGAAAAATGAGGTGCAATCGACCGGGCGTGCTAATGCTACAATGTTGCAATACCGATCGCAAACAGCAACAAGCGCATGCGCCCTTCATCGAACGCACCGACCTCTCCGCAGCCAGAGCACGCCGCACGTGAGCTGATCACGCGCCACGGCGGCCGCGTCACCCGCACCCGGGTTGCCGTCGTCACAGCGCTGCAGGACAGCGCCCAGCCACTGTCGCACGAGGAGCTGGGCACCGCGCTGGCCGCAATCGACATCCCGCACGACCGCGTCACGCTGTATCGCGCCCTCGACTGGCTGGTCGAACAGGGTATTGCGCGGCGCATTGCCGGCAGTGACCGTGCCTGGCGCTTCGAGATGGTACGCCCGCACAGTCATCGCCATGCGCACTTCCATTGCGACCGCTGTGGCCAGGTGATCTGCCTTGAAGGTCTTCAGCCTTCTCCAAGCGTCAACCTGCCCGACGGCTTTCAGCTCGACCGTGCAGAGCTCGTGCTGCACGGCGCATGCGCCACCTGTGGCCTCCATGGGCTCGCCCCCGAAACGACCGACGAGGACTGAGCGCAGCTCAACTCTCCGCCTCCGCTATCAAACATTTCAAGGCGTGCGTCAGTGATGCACCCACCGACATGGCCCATTCTCACTCGCATGCTCACTCGGCGTCCCGCCACCCACCGCGCATCAGCCCGCTCGGCAGCAGCCTCGGGCTGCGTCTCGGCATTGCTGCCGCCGCCACCGCGTTGCTGT
This genomic interval from Parazoarcus communis contains the following:
- a CDS encoding DUF2796 domain-containing protein, with the translated sequence MKQRTVALAMLLSASTAFAQHLPHEHGVAELRVAIAGNTLQIEFESPLDNLVGFEHAPRSDAERMALAQAEVILKGVERIVTLPAKAACAVLRTELEQPFAESSAGSDSGHAEMSVVHTLQCATPSALTGLEVRLFEQFPRIREIRAERASPRGQVAAKLTPKQRMLSL
- a CDS encoding Fur family transcriptional regulator — encoded protein: MRPSSNAPTSPQPEHAARELITRHGGRVTRTRVAVVTALQDSAQPLSHEELGTALAAIDIPHDRVTLYRALDWLVEQGIARRIAGSDRAWRFEMVRPHSHRHAHFHCDRCGQVICLEGLQPSPSVNLPDGFQLDRAELVLHGACATCGLHGLAPETTDED